A genomic window from Spiroplasma endosymbiont of Labia minor includes:
- the fusA gene encoding elongation factor G, with translation MPREYSLEKTRNFGIMAHIDAGKTTTTERILFHTGKIHKIGETHEGESQMDWMAQEQERGITITSAATTAFWKDHRFNIIDTPGHVDFTIEVERSLRVLDGAVAVLDGQSGVEPQTETVWRQATTYRVPRVVFVNKMDKTGADFIYSVKSIGDRLGANAAPIQLPIGAEDQFDGIIDLVEMKAYHFDGKAEEIATEIEIPSDLKEQAEKLRLELIEKAVEYDEELLLKFLDGGEITIPELKKAIREGVLSAEFFPVLAGSAFKNKGVKLLLDAVIDYLPNPLDIPSIKGILPNGSESERHASDSEPFSALAFKIMTDPFVGKLTFFRVYSGALSKGSYIYNATKDKKERIGRILRMHANNREEIEDVYAGDIAAGIGLKDTTTGDTLCDEKSPIILESIHVPEPVIHLALEPKTKADQEKMSLALNKLAEEDPTFRTYTDEETGQTIIAGMGELHLDILVDRMKREFKVETNVGAPQVSYRETIREATKAEGKYVKQSGGRGQYGHVVIEFQPNTDKGFEWVDKIVGGKISKEYINAARVGLENALQNGVLAGYQMIDVKATIVDGSYHEVDSNEMAYKIAASLALKEGAKRMKPVILEPIMSVEVTVPDEYYGDVMGNISSKRGLIEGSEQRGNAQTVKSKVPLSEMFGYATELRSFTQGRGNYTMIFSHYAEAPKSIAEEIIKKSGKGQ, from the coding sequence ATGCCAAGAGAATATAGTCTTGAAAAAACAAGAAACTTTGGTATCATGGCGCATATAGATGCTGGTAAAACTACTACTACAGAACGCATTTTGTTTCATACAGGAAAAATACATAAAATAGGTGAAACTCACGAAGGTGAATCACAAATGGATTGAATGGCACAAGAGCAAGAACGTGGTATTACTATTACATCTGCTGCAACGACTGCGTTTTGAAAAGATCATCGTTTTAATATTATTGATACTCCAGGTCACGTAGATTTTACAATTGAAGTTGAACGTTCATTAAGAGTTTTAGATGGTGCTGTTGCGGTACTTGATGGACAATCTGGTGTTGAACCACAAACAGAAACTGTTTGAAGACAAGCAACAACATATAGAGTTCCTCGCGTTGTTTTTGTAAATAAAATGGATAAAACAGGGGCCGATTTTATTTATTCTGTTAAATCAATTGGAGATAGATTGGGCGCAAATGCAGCACCAATACAATTACCAATTGGTGCAGAGGACCAATTTGATGGAATTATTGATTTAGTTGAAATGAAAGCCTACCATTTTGATGGTAAAGCAGAAGAAATTGCAACAGAAATTGAAATCCCTTCAGATTTAAAAGAACAAGCTGAAAAACTTCGTCTTGAATTGATAGAAAAAGCTGTCGAATATGATGAAGAATTATTATTAAAATTTTTGGATGGAGGAGAAATTACAATTCCTGAATTGAAAAAAGCAATTCGAGAAGGTGTGCTTTCAGCTGAATTTTTTCCAGTGTTAGCTGGTTCAGCGTTTAAAAACAAAGGGGTAAAATTATTATTAGATGCCGTTATTGATTATTTACCAAATCCATTGGATATTCCATCAATTAAAGGTATTTTACCAAATGGTAGTGAATCAGAGAGACATGCATCAGATTCAGAACCATTTTCTGCACTTGCTTTTAAAATAATGACAGATCCATTTGTAGGAAAATTGACATTTTTCCGTGTTTATTCAGGTGCTTTAAGTAAAGGCAGTTATATATATAACGCTACAAAAGACAAGAAAGAACGAATTGGTCGTATTTTAAGAATGCATGCTAATAATCGTGAAGAAATTGAAGATGTTTATGCAGGAGATATTGCTGCTGGAATTGGATTAAAAGATACAACTACTGGTGATACTTTATGTGATGAAAAATCACCAATAATTTTAGAATCAATTCATGTTCCAGAACCAGTTATTCATTTAGCTTTAGAACCTAAAACAAAAGCGGATCAAGAAAAAATGTCTTTAGCTTTAAATAAATTGGCAGAAGAAGATCCAACATTTAGAACTTATACAGATGAAGAAACTGGTCAAACCATTATTGCGGGTATGGGAGAATTACATTTAGATATTTTAGTTGATCGTATGAAACGTGAATTTAAAGTTGAAACAAATGTTGGAGCACCACAGGTCTCTTATCGTGAAACAATTCGTGAAGCTACTAAAGCTGAAGGAAAATATGTTAAACAATCTGGTGGACGTGGACAATATGGACACGTTGTTATTGAATTCCAACCAAATACAGATAAAGGGTTTGAATGAGTTGATAAAATCGTCGGTGGTAAAATTTCTAAAGAATACATTAATGCAGCACGTGTTGGTTTAGAAAATGCGTTGCAAAATGGTGTATTAGCTGGATATCAAATGATAGATGTTAAAGCAACTATTGTTGATGGTTCATATCATGAAGTTGATTCCAATGAAATGGCATATAAAATTGCTGCGTCACTTGCTCTAAAAGAAGGTGCAAAACGAATGAAACCAGTGATTTTAGAACCGATTATGTCAGTTGAAGTAACTGTCCCAGATGAATATTATGGAGATGTTATGGGAAACATTTCATCAAAACGTGGTTTAATAGAAGGCTCTGAACAACGCGGCAATGCACAAACTGTTAAATCAAAAGTTCCATTATCTGAAATGTTTGGTTATGCAACAGAGTTACGTTCATTTACTCAAGGACGTGGAAACTATACAATGATTTTTAGTCATTATGCAGAAGCACCAAAATCAATTGCAGAAGAAATTATTAAAAAATCAGGCAAAGGTCAATAA
- the rpsL gene encoding 30S ribosomal protein S12, with protein MPTINQLVRKPRKAKTWKTKAPALNRGVNSLLKKVIKVTAPQKRGVCTRVATMTPKKPNSALRKYARVRLTNGMEVTAYIPGEGHNLQEHSVVLIRGGRVKDLPGVRYHIIRGTLDTTGVNKRAQGRSRYGTKRPKN; from the coding sequence ATGCCAACAATAAATCAATTAGTGAGAAAACCAAGAAAAGCAAAAACTTGAAAAACTAAAGCTCCCGCTTTAAACAGGGGAGTAAACAGTTTATTAAAAAAGGTTATTAAAGTTACAGCACCTCAAAAACGTGGAGTATGTACTCGTGTTGCCACTATGACACCTAAAAAACCAAACTCGGCTTTACGTAAATATGCTCGTGTACGTTTAACAAATGGTATGGAAGTTACAGCATACATTCCGGGAGAAGGACACAACTTACAAGAACATAGTGTTGTTCTAATTCGTGGTGGACGTGTTAAAGATTTACCTGGAGTTCGTTATCATATTATTAGAGGAACTCTAGATACTACCGGAGTTAATAAACGTGCACAAGGACGTTCACGTTACGGAACAAAAAGACCTAAAAATTAG
- a CDS encoding L-threonylcarbamoyladenylate synthase has protein sequence MKMMTQEQINIAIKQLKNNELIILPTDTIYGISAIFTDKNKIKINNLKKSDLNKPLIILVSSLIDAKKIIDLNDLIIDKLTSSKPTTVIAKAKHTSENIGIRIVNRNDIKKIIKEVGPIFSTSVNVSGNHFLFEEIDLNNFSSEIKNVFWVGNLDRNPSQIYEIITNSKKR, from the coding sequence ATGAAAATGATGACACAAGAACAAATAAATATTGCAATAAAACAGTTAAAAAATAATGAATTAATAATATTACCGACAGATACTATATATGGTATATCTGCAATTTTTACAGATAAAAATAAAATAAAAATAAACAATTTAAAAAAAAGTGATTTAAATAAGCCATTAATAATTTTAGTTTCTTCTTTAATAGATGCAAAAAAAATAATAGATTTGAACGATTTGATTATTGATAAATTAACTTCATCAAAACCAACCACTGTTATTGCAAAAGCAAAACATACATCTGAAAATATTGGTATAAGAATTGTAAATAGAAATGATATAAAAAAAATCATAAAAGAGGTTGGACCAATTTTTTCAACATCTGTAAATGTTTCTGGAAATCATTTTTTATTTGAAGAAATTGATTTAAATAATTTTTCAAGTGAAATAAAAAATGTATTTTGAGTAGGAAATTTAGACAGAAACCCATCGCAAATTTATGAAATAATTACTAATTCTAAAAAAAGATAA
- the rpsG gene encoding 30S ribosomal protein S7 yields the protein MRKHQAEKRDVLPDPVYSSKLVTRAVNKIMLDGKRGTAQSILYGAFKKIEAKTNTSPIEIFDKAIENIKPYLELKVRRIGGANYQVPIEVSQDRKVTLALRWLINYARLRNEKEMVDRLANEIIDASNNTGGSIKKREDTHKMAEANKAFAHYRF from the coding sequence ATGCGTAAACACCAAGCTGAAAAAAGAGATGTTTTACCAGATCCAGTATATTCATCTAAATTAGTAACTCGCGCAGTTAATAAAATTATGTTAGATGGAAAAAGAGGGACTGCGCAATCTATCTTATATGGTGCTTTTAAGAAAATAGAAGCAAAAACAAATACATCACCAATTGAAATATTTGATAAAGCAATTGAAAACATTAAACCTTATTTAGAATTAAAAGTTCGTCGTATTGGAGGAGCAAATTATCAAGTTCCAATTGAAGTATCTCAAGATAGAAAAGTTACTTTAGCATTACGTTGATTAATTAATTATGCAAGATTAAGAAATGAAAAAGAAATGGTAGATCGTTTAGCTAATGAAATTATAGATGCTTCAAATAATACTGGAGGATCTATTAAAAAACGTGAGGATACTCATAAAATGGCTGAAGCAAACAAAGCATTTGCACATTATCGTTTTTAA